Proteins found in one Streptomyces sp. NBC_00461 genomic segment:
- a CDS encoding FAS1-like dehydratase domain-containing protein, giving the protein MTEAPHLTPPSFEFPIELGAVRAFVQAMESGNPAFAGAAPVVPPTFLVTSHRWSTKENRIDHGIPRARLLHGGQEFRFHGEPPRVGHTLTAREQLTERYQKQGRRGGTMEFVTVTTEFHDQSGRLVAEMSATYIGTAPKGEHA; this is encoded by the coding sequence GTGACTGAGGCCCCGCATCTGACGCCACCGTCATTTGAGTTCCCTATAGAGCTCGGGGCGGTGCGAGCGTTCGTCCAGGCCATGGAGTCGGGAAACCCCGCTTTCGCGGGAGCTGCCCCGGTCGTTCCGCCGACCTTCCTGGTGACGTCGCACCGTTGGTCCACGAAGGAGAACCGGATCGACCATGGCATCCCGAGGGCCCGGCTCCTGCACGGCGGGCAGGAGTTCCGTTTCCACGGGGAACCTCCCCGGGTCGGCCACACCCTCACCGCCCGGGAGCAGCTCACCGAGCGTTACCAGAAGCAGGGCCGCCGCGGCGGCACGATGGAGTTCGTCACCGTGACGACCGAGTTCCACGACCAGTCGGGAAGGCTTGTCGCGGAGATGAGCGCGACCTACATCGGTACAGCGCCGAAGGGGGAGCACGCATGA
- a CDS encoding SDR family NAD(P)-dependent oxidoreductase — MPGLLDGKVAIVTGAAHGIGRGHALELAKQGAAVVVNDLGTTISGDGSGRDADVVVDIIRSRGGRAIADYGDVGDEDQVEALVDRAWTEYGRVDILVNNAGIVRDRAIWNMPVTDFDLVMRVHVRGTWLACRSVARRWRTTAKASTGTTYGRIINTVSGAGLLGHFGQSNYATAKSAIAGLTLTLSLELASIGVTVNAIGPGGLTRLSASGKDDVVPEPDERPEDSFDPLDASLCSPVVAWLASEQASQISGQVIRAIGDKIYLMGGWTEDAVACSNEQRWDATRLGEVFGTEIFGTRARGLRLGG, encoded by the coding sequence ATGCCTGGACTGTTGGATGGCAAGGTCGCCATCGTCACGGGAGCCGCGCACGGTATCGGCCGGGGTCATGCCCTGGAACTGGCCAAGCAAGGAGCGGCCGTCGTCGTCAACGACCTCGGGACGACGATCTCGGGCGACGGATCCGGCCGCGACGCCGACGTTGTCGTCGACATCATCCGGTCACGCGGTGGACGAGCCATCGCGGACTACGGCGATGTCGGCGACGAGGACCAGGTGGAGGCACTGGTCGATCGGGCTTGGACGGAGTACGGGCGCGTGGACATCCTCGTGAACAACGCCGGCATCGTGCGGGATCGAGCCATCTGGAACATGCCGGTCACCGATTTCGACCTGGTGATGCGCGTGCACGTCCGCGGAACGTGGCTGGCGTGCCGTTCGGTCGCCCGCCGATGGCGCACGACCGCCAAAGCCTCCACGGGTACGACGTACGGCCGCATCATCAACACGGTCTCCGGTGCCGGGCTCCTGGGTCACTTCGGTCAGTCGAACTACGCGACCGCCAAGTCGGCGATCGCAGGCCTGACGCTCACCCTCAGTCTGGAACTGGCAAGCATCGGAGTGACCGTCAATGCGATCGGGCCCGGTGGCCTTACCCGTCTCTCCGCGTCCGGCAAGGATGATGTCGTCCCCGAGCCGGACGAACGTCCCGAGGACTCCTTCGATCCCCTGGACGCCTCCCTTTGCTCCCCTGTCGTCGCGTGGCTCGCGAGCGAGCAGGCCAGCCAAATCTCCGGACAGGTCATCCGAGCAATCGGCGACAAGATCTATCTCATGGGCGGATGGACCGAGGACGCGGTCGCCTGCAGCAACGAGCAGCGCTGGGATGCCACCAGACTCGGTGAGGTATTCGGCACCGAGATCTTCGGGACACGAGCGCGTGGACTCCGGCTGGGCGGCTGA
- a CDS encoding amidohydrolase family protein, whose protein sequence is MATPTSGRLDVHHHVIPPAFERFAGPSTQWSAASTLSWMDDHRVAAAVMSVSAPGLPSAADEGGPRLTREINEFTAELVKNRPDRFGHFASLPMADHDPASVLDEVGYAFDTLQADGVVLMSNAVGIYLGDRLWEPVWEELDRRQAVVFIHPTATGLRPLHGLSPAVVDFPFDTARTAVDLVVSGVMHRHRHVKVILSHAGGFLPYAAQRFAGIIPVLSSPKSTPTAPDAILAGLKRFYFDTALSTGHDALKLLASFAEPGHVLYGSDWPYAGTAGTAYFNHLLDTADLTQSDREAIEHRNAELLFPRFAT, encoded by the coding sequence ATGGCCACACCCACATCGGGCCGGCTCGATGTTCATCATCACGTGATTCCCCCCGCTTTCGAACGTTTCGCGGGCCCGTCTACGCAGTGGTCGGCCGCGTCCACGCTGTCGTGGATGGACGATCACCGTGTCGCCGCAGCGGTGATGTCAGTGTCGGCGCCAGGTCTCCCGTCCGCTGCCGACGAAGGCGGTCCCCGACTGACCCGGGAAATCAACGAGTTCACCGCAGAACTGGTCAAGAACCGCCCGGACCGGTTCGGACATTTCGCCAGCCTGCCCATGGCTGATCACGATCCCGCCAGCGTGCTCGATGAGGTCGGCTACGCCTTCGACACCCTGCAGGCAGACGGGGTGGTGCTGATGTCCAACGCCGTCGGCATATACCTCGGCGACCGGCTGTGGGAACCGGTTTGGGAAGAACTCGATCGTCGCCAGGCCGTGGTCTTCATCCACCCCACGGCCACCGGACTCCGACCCCTCCACGGCCTTAGCCCAGCGGTGGTCGATTTCCCGTTCGACACTGCTCGTACCGCCGTCGACCTTGTGGTTTCCGGAGTGATGCACCGCCATCGGCACGTCAAGGTCATCCTGTCCCATGCGGGCGGATTCCTGCCCTACGCGGCACAGCGCTTCGCCGGAATCATCCCGGTTCTCAGCTCGCCGAAGTCCACTCCGACGGCCCCCGACGCCATCCTGGCCGGCCTCAAACGCTTTTACTTCGACACCGCCTTGTCGACCGGCCACGACGCCCTGAAATTGCTGGCCTCGTTCGCTGAACCCGGCCACGTGCTCTACGGCAGCGACTGGCCCTACGCCGGCACTGCAGGAACCGCATACTTCAATCATCTCCTGGACACCGCCGACCTCACCCAATCCGACCGCGAGGCGATCGAACACCGCAACGCCGAACTCCTCTTCCCTCGATTCGCCACCTGA
- a CDS encoding acyl-CoA dehydrogenase family protein — protein MGAQGGGRGGAGRLACEMSRRPYGCDANANLTVCISKRRGEWPGSQLCLGTVGRSSRGGPQTMSVPTNLLHTTYAVGRGVRSSSDAEPSGTAQCASPCRPVPTRPKHACADTAMHGEVSRSQLLYAAAGFRAGHGGVASQASVARVIAARAASDNARMAIQLYGGNGYTWEHDLHLAAKRATVLALQLGSRDLHLSRVLEMEDA, from the coding sequence ATGGGCGCCCAGGGCGGCGGCCGTGGGGGAGCTGGGCGTCTCGCCTGCGAGATGAGTCGCCGACCGTATGGTTGTGACGCAAACGCGAATCTGACAGTATGTATATCAAAGCGAAGGGGAGAATGGCCGGGGAGTCAACTGTGCCTGGGCACCGTCGGCCGGTCTTCACGCGGCGGGCCGCAGACCATGAGCGTGCCAACGAACCTGCTGCACACGACCTACGCCGTCGGTCGAGGCGTCAGGTCGTCGTCTGATGCCGAACCGTCCGGAACGGCGCAATGTGCTTCGCCTTGCCGACCGGTGCCGACCAGGCCGAAGCACGCGTGCGCCGATACGGCGATGCACGGCGAGGTGAGCAGGTCCCAGCTCCTGTACGCCGCCGCAGGGTTCCGAGCGGGACACGGGGGCGTCGCCTCTCAGGCCTCCGTCGCCCGCGTGATAGCTGCACGAGCGGCGAGTGACAACGCGCGAATGGCGATCCAGTTGTATGGAGGAAACGGCTACACCTGGGAGCACGACCTCCACCTCGCCGCGAAACGAGCAACTGTCCTGGCGCTCCAGCTGGGCAGCAGAGACCTGCACTTGTCCCGAGTGCTGGAAATGGAGGACGCGTGA
- a CDS encoding class I adenylate-forming enzyme family protein → MRAGRSAGTQTQGTSEALPATDGQWSPTLWESLVHRADLDPGSTLVSDEHGRTLSAGAFADEAERVAAWLYALGVREGSVVSWQLPTTINALLVSVALSRLGAVQNPLVTTLREPDVEFMVRQSGSALLLVPESQPRYDHASMARRLEGRVPGLQALVLESALPHGSSAPLPRARGAAPDDVRWLYYTSGTTAVPKGARHRDSDLVAAARTFCAAVSPGPNDVISSIAPVAHIGGLVFFLGAVRSGAHLVVTESFAPLETARHLTAAGTTLCCSGLPFVQGFLEVQRQNSETRFFPDLRAFLIGGAPRAKALHEQVMETFGAKIVSGYGMTEMPLISMATLDDSLAHLAVADGRPSGVCLKITTPDGAPVPPGESGEVRVRGNSLMAGYVDANLDSEAFDEDGYFRTGDLARIDDEGFLIVTGRLKDIIIRNMENISARELELALTEHPAVREAAVIGLPDDKTGERVCAVIVPTGEPPSLQSLCDFLDGRGVNRRKFPVQLETAAELPVNSLGKLMKKEIKDAVLHRTEAIPQAGTV, encoded by the coding sequence ATGAGGGCAGGGCGTTCAGCAGGAACTCAGACGCAGGGAACATCCGAAGCTCTGCCGGCGACGGACGGACAATGGTCGCCGACGCTGTGGGAGTCACTCGTTCACCGTGCGGATCTTGATCCAGGCTCAACACTCGTGTCGGATGAGCACGGCAGGACCCTCAGCGCCGGGGCTTTCGCCGACGAGGCCGAACGCGTCGCAGCCTGGCTGTACGCACTAGGTGTTCGGGAGGGCAGCGTCGTCTCGTGGCAACTACCGACCACGATCAACGCACTCCTGGTCTCGGTAGCGCTCTCGCGCCTCGGTGCCGTCCAAAACCCTCTGGTCACAACGCTGCGCGAACCGGACGTCGAGTTCATGGTTCGGCAGTCGGGTTCCGCCCTCCTTCTGGTGCCAGAGAGCCAGCCACGGTACGACCATGCGTCGATGGCACGTCGACTCGAGGGCAGGGTGCCGGGTCTCCAAGCGCTGGTACTCGAATCAGCGCTTCCCCATGGCTCCTCCGCCCCGCTTCCCCGCGCCCGCGGGGCGGCTCCTGACGACGTGCGCTGGCTCTACTACACGTCAGGCACCACGGCGGTCCCGAAGGGAGCCCGCCACCGCGACAGCGACCTCGTCGCCGCCGCGCGAACGTTCTGCGCAGCCGTGTCGCCTGGTCCGAACGACGTCATCTCCTCCATCGCACCGGTCGCCCACATCGGGGGATTGGTGTTCTTCCTCGGCGCCGTACGGTCGGGGGCTCACCTGGTGGTCACCGAGAGCTTCGCGCCCCTCGAGACCGCTCGGCATCTTACGGCCGCCGGTACCACTCTGTGCTGTTCCGGTCTTCCATTCGTCCAGGGCTTCCTGGAGGTCCAGCGGCAGAATTCAGAGACCCGCTTCTTCCCCGACCTGAGGGCTTTCCTGATCGGAGGCGCCCCCCGCGCCAAGGCCCTGCACGAGCAGGTGATGGAGACGTTCGGAGCCAAGATCGTCTCTGGCTATGGCATGACCGAGATGCCCTTGATCAGCATGGCGACCCTCGACGACAGCCTCGCGCACCTTGCGGTCGCTGACGGCCGACCCAGTGGCGTCTGTCTCAAGATCACCACGCCAGACGGCGCCCCCGTGCCACCAGGAGAGTCGGGCGAGGTCCGCGTTCGCGGAAACTCGCTGATGGCTGGCTACGTCGACGCGAACCTCGATTCGGAGGCCTTCGACGAGGATGGCTACTTCCGCACCGGCGACCTGGCACGCATCGACGACGAAGGCTTCCTCATCGTCACCGGACGTCTCAAGGACATCATCATCAGGAACATGGAGAACATCTCGGCGCGCGAACTCGAGCTGGCCCTCACCGAGCACCCTGCCGTCCGGGAGGCCGCCGTCATCGGCCTCCCGGACGACAAGACCGGCGAACGCGTCTGCGCGGTCATCGTACCGACCGGCGAGCCGCCCTCCCTCCAGTCGCTGTGCGACTTCCTGGACGGGCGCGGCGTGAACCGGCGGAAGTTCCCGGTCCAGCTCGAGACGGCCGCCGAACTACCGGTGAACTCCCTTGGAAAGCTGATGAAGAAGGAGATCAAAGACGCAGTGCTCCACCGCACCGAGGCAATCCCGCAAGCAGGAACTGTCTGA
- a CDS encoding TetR/AcrR family transcriptional regulator, producing the protein MERRPSYGPNSITIGDRGATTVGNVLQTALALFGEKGFHNTTIQDIADQAGMSRATLYQYFESKERIFIELLEECGASLLDLARHLEPLSATERGFSNLRWWLDRWAEVYERYEILFREWSNIDTPGAPVRPLVAKFNETYNTRIADWLSSSGVNGVDPRDAANMLTSLIIYLNYADHASKESGSGTRLPSEELRYYFSVSLQLMLFPETPVDVTRGDRTVPRAWKNHRITGKLASRDLGPMPTPYSDRVAGLTARAVQTVNILMRAGGECFAEFGYQKTNIDDIVRTAGFARGTFYKYFDTKVELLEALAEMCARDLIAGALRLERVNENDYTNDFKEWVRTTLKASSEYRGVIRAWRERRPATTAMEGMRAHVATSIRRALFLALSRSRRGHPMHLSASRIFVGGVFDQFPDTLVLHYTDPSPEYLETLIADLLDRAILGFTDEARHSPGPRE; encoded by the coding sequence ATGGAACGGCGTCCTAGTTACGGTCCGAACAGCATCACTATCGGGGACCGCGGTGCAACCACGGTCGGAAACGTCCTGCAGACCGCACTGGCGCTCTTTGGTGAAAAGGGATTCCACAATACGACGATCCAGGATATCGCCGACCAAGCCGGGATGTCTCGCGCTACGCTCTACCAATACTTCGAGAGCAAAGAAAGAATCTTCATCGAACTTCTGGAAGAATGCGGGGCGTCACTGCTGGACCTTGCTCGCCACCTAGAACCGCTCAGCGCCACGGAGCGAGGCTTCAGCAACCTTCGATGGTGGCTCGACCGATGGGCTGAGGTATACGAGCGGTACGAGATTTTGTTCCGCGAATGGTCGAATATCGACACTCCGGGAGCGCCGGTACGGCCCCTGGTAGCAAAATTCAATGAAACGTACAACACGCGGATAGCGGATTGGCTTTCGAGTAGCGGCGTCAACGGAGTCGATCCCCGTGATGCCGCCAACATGTTGACGAGTCTGATCATTTATCTCAACTATGCGGACCATGCGAGCAAGGAATCCGGCAGCGGTACCCGGCTGCCGAGTGAGGAGCTGCGTTACTACTTCTCCGTATCACTGCAGCTCATGCTTTTTCCGGAGACTCCAGTGGACGTGACACGCGGGGATCGTACCGTGCCACGGGCATGGAAGAACCACCGTATCACCGGCAAACTTGCCTCCCGTGATCTGGGGCCGATGCCCACCCCATACTCAGACCGGGTCGCCGGCCTGACCGCTCGAGCCGTCCAAACGGTGAACATCCTGATGCGCGCAGGTGGGGAATGCTTCGCCGAGTTTGGATACCAGAAGACCAACATCGACGACATCGTTCGTACGGCCGGGTTCGCGCGAGGGACCTTCTACAAGTACTTCGACACCAAGGTTGAGCTACTGGAAGCCTTGGCCGAGATGTGTGCCCGCGACCTGATCGCTGGTGCGCTTCGCCTCGAACGTGTCAACGAGAATGACTATACGAACGACTTCAAGGAGTGGGTGCGCACCACACTGAAGGCGAGCAGCGAATATCGTGGGGTGATTCGCGCCTGGCGGGAGCGGAGGCCGGCAACCACTGCCATGGAAGGCATGCGCGCGCATGTGGCCACGTCCATTCGGCGAGCGCTCTTTCTGGCACTCAGCCGATCACGGCGAGGCCATCCCATGCACCTGAGCGCCAGCCGAATCTTTGTCGGCGGTGTCTTCGATCAATTTCCCGACACATTGGTGCTCCATTACACCGACCCGTCGCCCGAATATCTGGAGACCCTTATCGCTGACCTGCTGGACCGGGCGATCCTCGGGTTCACCGATGAAGCCAGGCACTCGCCCGGGCCTCGCGAATGA
- a CDS encoding acetyl-CoA acetyltransferase: MTRRVAIAGVGLSGVGDDRLTNPYALISEAARRAVEEAGLAPNEIDGFASTGLGALPPVDVAEYLGIRPTWIDSTAVGGAAWEVMAAHAADAISLGRADVVLLAYGSSSRSDIKNGLRTATLDWGSRGPLQWEAPYGHTVISKYAMAARRHMYEYGTTAEQLAEIAVSARYNASLNPDATFRVPLTVEEVLAGRVIADPFTKLQCCIRSDGGAALVLVAEDRVQDLPGLPVWILGTGEAISHMSTSQWEDVTVGPAKISGTLAFERAGVTPQEIDVCEIYDAFTSMLLVNLEDLGFCKKGEGGDFVQDGRLRVGGALPTNTDGGGLSAMHPGQRGLFLMVEAVRQLRGQAGARQVADARLACVSGTGGWFCSSGTMILGAD, translated from the coding sequence GTGACTCGACGGGTAGCGATCGCGGGAGTAGGTCTTTCGGGCGTCGGGGACGACCGGCTGACCAACCCGTACGCGCTCATCAGCGAGGCCGCACGACGAGCTGTCGAGGAGGCCGGACTGGCTCCGAACGAGATCGACGGGTTCGCATCGACGGGTCTGGGCGCCCTTCCGCCGGTCGATGTCGCGGAGTATCTCGGTATCCGGCCGACGTGGATCGACTCGACCGCGGTGGGTGGTGCGGCCTGGGAGGTGATGGCCGCGCACGCTGCGGACGCGATTTCCCTGGGCAGGGCCGATGTGGTCCTGCTCGCCTACGGCTCCTCCTCCCGTTCGGACATCAAGAACGGTCTGCGCACGGCCACCTTGGACTGGGGGTCGCGAGGCCCGTTGCAGTGGGAAGCGCCGTATGGCCACACCGTCATCAGTAAGTACGCCATGGCCGCGCGACGACATATGTACGAGTACGGCACCACTGCGGAGCAGCTGGCCGAGATCGCGGTCTCGGCCCGTTACAACGCCTCGCTCAATCCGGACGCGACGTTCCGCGTTCCCTTGACGGTGGAGGAGGTGCTCGCCGGCAGAGTCATCGCGGACCCGTTCACAAAACTGCAGTGCTGCATCCGTTCCGACGGAGGCGCCGCGTTGGTCCTGGTGGCTGAGGATCGCGTGCAGGATCTACCTGGTCTGCCGGTGTGGATACTCGGGACGGGGGAGGCCATCTCCCATATGTCGACGAGCCAATGGGAGGACGTGACGGTCGGACCCGCGAAGATCTCGGGCACTCTTGCATTCGAACGAGCCGGCGTCACGCCGCAGGAAATCGATGTGTGCGAGATCTACGACGCCTTCACCTCCATGCTCCTGGTGAATCTCGAAGACCTGGGCTTCTGCAAGAAGGGCGAGGGCGGGGACTTCGTCCAGGACGGCCGGCTGCGCGTCGGCGGGGCGCTGCCGACGAACACCGATGGAGGTGGCCTCTCCGCAATGCATCCGGGTCAGCGCGGGCTCTTCCTGATGGTTGAAGCGGTGCGCCAACTCAGGGGACAAGCCGGTGCTCGACAGGTAGCGGATGCCCGATTGGCCTGCGTAAGCGGTACAGGAGGATGGTTCTGCTCGAGCGGCACCATGATCCTGGGAGCCGACTGA
- a CDS encoding transposase family protein: protein MRWPVPAAASSPIPAVLVKLGPLDTGRIADLRPYFDSVPDPRARRGRWYSFTAILLVCACAAVSGARSIDELAEWGQRASNAVLTVIGIRRHLLRWRRAPASATIGRVLGAVDGDALDRAVGACLADRHRAATQPAQAPSPSASGRSRAIAVDAKHSRDQPVSPGRAGICSPRSPTAPSCPSPRWRSARRRTKPRTSGRCWHRWT, encoded by the coding sequence ATGAGGTGGCCCGTGCCTGCTGCTGCATCCTCTCCCATCCCTGCCGTGCTGGTGAAACTGGGGCCGCTGGACACCGGCCGGATTGCCGACCTGCGCCCGTACTTCGATTCCGTGCCCGACCCGCGCGCCCGCCGGGGCCGGTGGTACTCATTCACAGCGATCCTGCTGGTGTGTGCGTGCGCGGCCGTCTCGGGAGCGAGGAGCATCGATGAACTCGCCGAGTGGGGCCAGCGTGCTTCGAACGCAGTCCTGACAGTGATCGGGATCCGCCGCCACCTGCTCAGATGGCGGCGCGCTCCGGCGTCGGCCACGATCGGCCGTGTGCTGGGGGCTGTTGACGGTGACGCCCTGGACCGGGCGGTCGGCGCCTGCCTGGCCGACCGGCACCGGGCCGCCACCCAACCCGCCCAGGCGCCGTCACCCTCCGCGTCCGGGCGCTCGCGCGCGATCGCCGTCGACGCAAAGCACTCAAGGGATCAGCCCGTCTCACCGGGACGCGCCGGCATCTGCTCTCCGCGGTCACCCACGGCACCCTCGTGCCCCTCGCCCAGGTGGAGGTCGGCGCGAAGACGAACGAAACCACGCACTTCCGGCCGCTGCTGGCACCGCTGGACCTGA
- a CDS encoding Zn-ribbon domain-containing OB-fold protein, translating into MTRADRRDLPTVEPDTQPYWDAIRDRGVLLIAHCTDCDRVHHYPRPFCPFCWSCAVEPRPASGRASLYTFSTVYVNDLPPFADRVPYVAALVELEEGPRLMTTIVDCAPEDLHIGMALTVRAEPLDETLSAPVFVPA; encoded by the coding sequence GTGACTCGTGCCGACCGCCGGGACCTGCCCACCGTAGAGCCGGACACACAGCCGTACTGGGACGCGATCCGCGATCGTGGCGTCCTACTCATCGCCCACTGCACGGACTGCGACCGGGTACACCACTACCCGCGTCCCTTCTGCCCGTTTTGCTGGAGCTGCGCCGTCGAGCCTCGTCCTGCCAGCGGCCGCGCCTCGCTGTACACGTTCTCCACGGTCTATGTCAACGACTTGCCGCCGTTCGCCGATCGCGTTCCGTACGTAGCCGCCCTCGTCGAGCTCGAGGAGGGGCCCCGGTTGATGACCACCATCGTGGACTGCGCTCCAGAGGACCTCCACATCGGGATGGCTCTGACCGTCCGGGCCGAGCCGCTCGACGAGACATTGTCGGCTCCGGTCTTCGTACCTGCCTGA
- a CDS encoding MaoC/PaaZ C-terminal domain-containing protein gives MNVATPEVGQRAEPRTYGPITSETIVRYSAASGDLNPMHYDKDFAQQAGYPTVFSQGMNSAALLGSFLSDWFEPAWIRRFGVRFRELVWPGDLLECSGEVVAVAAVEGGSAVTVELRLRRQSGETALEGSADLFVPESAASTS, from the coding sequence ATGAACGTCGCCACACCGGAAGTCGGTCAGCGTGCCGAGCCACGTACCTACGGCCCCATCACGTCAGAGACGATCGTGCGCTACTCGGCAGCATCAGGAGACCTCAATCCGATGCACTACGACAAGGATTTCGCCCAGCAGGCCGGCTACCCGACCGTGTTCTCGCAGGGCATGAACTCCGCCGCGCTCCTGGGCTCCTTCCTCTCTGATTGGTTCGAGCCGGCCTGGATTCGGCGATTCGGGGTCCGGTTCCGAGAGTTGGTCTGGCCTGGTGATCTCCTGGAATGCTCGGGGGAGGTCGTCGCGGTCGCCGCGGTCGAGGGAGGTAGCGCCGTTACCGTTGAGCTTCGGCTTCGTCGTCAGTCGGGCGAGACAGCTCTCGAAGGCTCCGCGGACCTGTTCGTGCCGGAGTCCGCGGCATCCACAAGCTGA
- a CDS encoding enoyl-CoA hydratase/isomerase family protein, with translation MTVASDAGPQSRGFSLIGCLVSDDDARIADMNDDQAVDTQADAVDEEAAHASIRSELSDGILTITLDRAAKGNALRPSDRRQVIALLQSAHETAAVRCVVLRAAGRHFCTGADVTGLRRTDAETVVGEVSRRIMGGAQQLIAAVLDCDKPVIAVVQGAAAGMGAHLALAADFVIATEEAVFIESFVLRGITVDAAGAYLLTRHLGMRKAKELALLGDRLPAEDALRLGLVNWVVSGDDLASTVSALATRLAAAPTTALALTKRLFNVALDQDRASSFAFEGLMQEAQSHSIDSTEGVAAFLENRAPVFRGV, from the coding sequence ATGACGGTGGCGTCAGATGCGGGGCCTCAGTCACGTGGTTTCTCCCTCATTGGTTGCCTAGTAAGTGACGATGATGCCAGAATAGCTGACATGAACGACGACCAGGCAGTGGACACCCAGGCCGATGCGGTTGACGAAGAGGCAGCGCACGCTTCGATCCGTTCGGAGCTGTCGGATGGGATCCTGACCATCACCCTCGACCGGGCCGCCAAGGGCAACGCGTTGCGACCGTCGGACCGGCGGCAGGTCATCGCGCTACTCCAGAGCGCACACGAGACCGCCGCCGTGCGGTGCGTCGTCCTGCGTGCCGCGGGGCGGCACTTCTGCACCGGTGCGGACGTCACCGGCCTCCGCCGAACAGACGCCGAGACGGTTGTCGGGGAGGTCAGCAGGCGAATCATGGGCGGCGCCCAGCAGCTGATCGCTGCCGTCTTGGACTGCGACAAGCCAGTGATCGCTGTCGTCCAGGGTGCGGCGGCGGGGATGGGAGCTCACCTGGCCCTCGCGGCGGATTTCGTGATCGCCACGGAGGAAGCGGTCTTCATCGAGTCGTTCGTTCTGCGCGGCATCACGGTCGACGCGGCCGGCGCCTACCTGCTCACTCGTCACCTCGGCATGCGCAAGGCCAAGGAACTGGCCCTGCTCGGCGACCGTCTTCCGGCCGAGGACGCGTTGCGGCTCGGACTAGTCAATTGGGTCGTGTCCGGTGACGATTTGGCATCCACGGTCTCCGCACTGGCCACCAGGTTGGCCGCAGCCCCCACCACCGCACTCGCGCTGACCAAACGCCTCTTCAACGTCGCCCTCGATCAGGATCGAGCGTCCTCCTTCGCCTTCGAGGGTCTGATGCAGGAGGCACAGAGCCACTCCATCGACTCCACGGAGGGCGTGGCCGCATTTCTGGAGAATCGCGCTCCCGTTTTCCGTGGCGTGTGA